The following is a genomic window from Phaseolus vulgaris cultivar G19833 chromosome 6, P. vulgaris v2.0, whole genome shotgun sequence.
AGAATTTCAAGCACAGACAGAAACCACGAACGTCACTGAGTTCCACCGAGATTCAGTGATCTGGCCAAAAAGGGACAGCGAAATGAAAATCTGTGAATGCCCAGTGAGTTTGGTGgggaaattaaaaagaaaaaaaagaaaaagatgatTTTTTGGTGGAAATTGCAGAGAAGTAAAATTGAGTGAGAAGAGGATTGTTTGGAGGTGTGTTTGGACTTTTGGTCTGAGACAAGAAGAAAAGAGTGAGATCTTGTACCGATTCTGATTCTCAGAAGTCAAATCCGAAACACACTTAGAGAATAGAAACGAAAGCGTTTTTGTAGTATGGTATGGTAGAGTAGGAGTGATGTGTGTGTCCTAAATTAACGGGTATTTAGTAGGATGTTTCGTAACTCCTAAGGCACGCCCATTAATCCCTAATTCATAATCttgatttataaatttagaGTAACTTTATTTATTGCGTTAGGAGAAGGAGGAGGACATTGGTTTTTGGTGTATTGTTTAAGAAAACTAAAAATTGGTTGCAGAGTCTAATGAAGGAATGGGAGTGCTAACTCCTCCCAATGAGTGCATGTCTCCGCTATGCTGCTGCCTGTAACCCATGTGctaattattcttttatttaatacttcattttttttttcataatagtaagtaaattataaataaatatatgtttatatacTTTATACTCCAAAATTAAATTCCCCCATCTTAGAGCATGCGAGGATTATTTAGTGTACCATTCGAGATATTTGAATATACggttattaatttttaagaatCGTATAAAATTACAAACGAATACTAATATTGAATGACAAACTATAAtacattatatattaatatagttctaaaaatttataaatataactttttttttaaatattttttataattatttttttagtttttagttgAATGTCAGAGAACTTTTTATATGTGAATTCTTAGTCTTTGATTCATCAACAAAGTTCGACaactgttttaaaaaaatttaactcaACCAAAACTTGATCTCTTCAAAATTTCTCCCAATACATTTTGACAGTTCTAGCTcagttttaataaaaatatttgacaCTCATAATGGGATTTGGGTAAATTTATTATGAAACCATATCTTTTATGGTACTCACCAAAAGTCATTATAGTGTCAATATCATATATTGTGAGACAAACTCATCTTCATTGATGCTCTCATATGGAGATCATTTTCTACAAGAATGAAGCAAAAGTCCACAGTGTCATTGCTCACATGCATGATAAGTTCAACATGGACCTAAAACTTTTATGAATTCAACATCGTGACGAGATGCAAACTCTCCAAAGCAACTCGTCATAATACACCAAGATCGGACCACACATCGATCTGAGCAAAATTTGCAATCACAACATACAAAATAAGTTTGCATCATTTCATTATCCTTAATAAACCTATCGAGGATACGGGCTGACCAACACGGATACTCAAACTCATAGGATACTCAAGCATACAACAAATTCAGATAAAAAATCTCATATAATGTaccaaaaataaatcaattttaattaaataattttttttatacaactctttttttttaaaaagtctaACTAAatcctttaaattttaaaattgttaattaAAAACCCATCTATGGTTTTTAATGCCTTTTAATAAGAGGAAAATCTCTAACTAGTATACAAATAGTAAAATATGTTTTACTCATTTTAAACTAAGGGTGGGACTAGTACAAAAGTCTCTCAAAATAAATCTATAAATCTATTTTATCTTAGATGAATTACTATCACGAATCACTTTTATACAActcatattataattttaaaacttttactcCATTTATAAGATtctataaaaatcaattttttcatatttttatttggattttattttttataatttacagttcaatttaattattaaaatattataatttactaTTAATATTCCATATCTTATACCAGACCTAATTCTTAGTTTTAAGATAATCACATGAATTTCCTCCAATAAGATTTGTTTACTAAACGTGTTTTTAAGAAATTGCATTTGAGATAATCTTATATCGGATTTTCATTGTTatcattgtaatttttttactatGTATTAAAAGAAgaagttgaaattttgtatggatgtttcttccttcacctttcttttattttcaccTATTTTCACGTTTGAATGATATTTAATGTTACTTCCTTATTTATTTGCTTTAACCTTTATGTTTTCTCAAAATAactaatgtttatttttctaaatagaCAAATGCTCACTAGAATACCCCACACGAAtttatgaattattattttttattaaaatgattaaaattatacttttcttttgttttttaagacaccttcatttaattttttaatttaataccCCTCATGTAGTTCTTTAACCAATTCTCTTATTCTAAAATCGGTCCTAAACAACGgttaatcaattatatttttatggaGAAATTATACTTACATATTTTTATGTTAAGCTaagtataaattttaaaaataaatgcttattttttatgtttagtaataacaatcatctctttaataattataataaaatataattaacctatttcattttatttaaaaattataaaaatcatgaaaattaaaagttaatgtgtaaaaattagttttttcattaaattataaattatcttataaaaaattacattttgagaaaatgtcattttaatataaatagcgattaaatttattaacttattattacataagatttaattttaagttataataaaataaataaattaagtgattaatctacaagaaaaaaaaaaaaaaacgaattaacagtatgaaatataaaattttaataatctaTGCTATAAATTCCAAAGGCTTGAACAATAGTTTTACACTGCAGAAAGTTTTTACACTATCattcaataataaattttcatatcTGATGAGATTTGTAAGTTTTACAATAACTACCGATAAAGTCATAATTATCACACTTTATGATTGGTtgatagtttaatttttttacactaaatatgaataaataaaaaactctTAAAACAGAACAATGCATTTAATGTTAgccatataatatttttttaattatcttgacaatataaatttaaattaaaatcattataGATTATTTACTCATCTAATCCCTTATTGCagctataaataaaaaaatatatactctGTAAACTTTATCTTATTCCAacaaaaatacacatgaaatccAAGTAAAATGTATATTGTTTTAGTAATgcaaaaaattaacaaaataccAAAATCGTTCAACCCCATTATACTTCACATGTACCAAATCCTTTCAGCCATTTTTTAATTCTCTAGCTCTTTCCTGCCATTTTTCAGTCCTTGGATTTGAATCATCTAAaggtataaaataattatatcatTACCAACCAACAAAAACTGGACAACATATTATTGAAATAATGcactttttcttccttttcttgttgCAAGAGCTTCTGCTTAGAATTGGAACAAATTCTACCTTGCTTTATCTCATTGGAAGAGAAAAATTGTAAAAGCTCAAATGGCACTTTGCCAACAAACCCAAAGTGCACTTTGAGTTACATTTTTTAGTACATTGGCAAAGTTTGTTAtgagtttttataatttttcccTTGCAATGAGTTGAGCAAGGTAAAAGCTCTGGCAACAAAGAAAATGAGTCAGACCGATAATTTCATTAACGTGTTGTCCAGTTTTTATAGACCATTAGATGATTCAAATCCAAGGAGAGAAAAATGAGTGGAGAGGATCTAAATCTAGCCGCAATCCTCACTACCACACCAAATATAACCATTTATTGAAACTAAACATTATGCTTATATAATGCAATTATCTACTTCTAATGATACAAAATATAGTTGAAAATTAAACTTGTAATGAAACTTTGTAAGTAgatgataatgtaaaaatactTTGCCCAATGGTACATAATCTATTTTACTCAATAGTTATTCATATCATACATGCATTTACTTATCCTAGAAGGGACGGCAAACTCTGTAGCCCAACCTTCTTAATGGATCACGCTCAAGAAATTCTAAtgacatatttatatatataattttgtatttcaaatttattgCTCGACATAAAATTACCAAAAGGATATGCATATGCCTATTCTTTCCCGTAAATGACTGTAAAGGCCATGATATTTGGAAAGAACTACCATACTTCTTAATCTCTAGTATATATATACTCACTCATATCATATCCTAAGATGGCCAAGCTCAGAGCTAGTTCTTGATACATCTTTGTCTTCAGGTTTTAGATCTTCCTTTTCCTTGCTCTTGGACACCTCTTCTGCCATGGATCTCCTTGGAGGAGCTGAGCAGACTGGAACCACTGATCTGATTCTCACAGCTGGTGCCATAAATAGAGGAGTAGGTGATCTCATCATGCCAAACCTTTCAGGAGCAGATGTACCTGGACTTTGTGGGATTCCCGTTCTCAACCTTGATGCAACATGTTGTGGTCTTGAAACAACAGATTGAGTAGGGCATATGGTTCTCACAATGGAAGATGATGAAGGGGCTCGTGGTCTAAAACTTCTGTTGTAGTTTGCTTGTGAGTGTGATCTGAGAACAGATGAACCAATCCTGGATGGGTTTTGGAGCTCAGAATTAATTGGTCTGTGTACAGATCCCATGCTCCAATGAGAATCCCATTCAGATTTCTCACATTGTTCTCCCTGCTCAGTAGTTCTACTTCTGCTTCCAGAACTATCATGCTTTTTACTCTCATCATCTGAACCTGGTGGCAAGACTCTAGTTTCATTGCTGAAGGTGCAAACTGGGGGGTCTTctgttttttcttcttgtatCTCTCTGATGGTAAGTGTTGACCTGCCTGCATTTAGTTCTGGACCAATTTggtttgaaaaacaaaatgaagGGCTTGATGTAGCCATTGACAATTTTGGTCCTACAGGAACTGATGACAACTCACTTGGGAAGTAAAGACAGTGGTCTGGCTGGAACATGGATTGCATTAATGGATAAATATGTGGACTAGATGGAATAATAGGCTGAAAGGTTAGTGCCAATAGACGATTTTGTTGCTGCAAAATTTGTTCTTGCTGCCAAATCTGATATAGAGCCACCTCTGGCGAGAAACTGGAGATTACACAATGCTGACATTGTGTAGGGTACATGTCTGCAGTGGGATGAGTTGATACCAAAGAGGTCGTAGTCGATTTTTGCCATCCCAGTTGATTATCACTTTGGGAAAAGTTCTTCGAACCATTCGCAAGGATGCGAGCTATGATGACTTGATCTTGTTCTCCATTGCCTCTAGCCTCCGGAGAAAATGAAGATGATAAACTATGCTCTGACACTAGAAGAAATttaaaacaatgacaataaGTTACATGTGGGAAGGAAAGACAGAATAAtgtgaaaaaaaagagaaagaaaggtgTGTTGAAAAATGTCCAAAGGCAACTAATACACAAAAATTTGATTGAAGAATCACAATGCTCACATTTTTTCAATGCAGCCCAAGCAGCCATCGCAGCATTTTTTTGAGCCTGTTTCTTGGTCCTAGCTGGGTCTCCTGTAAAATGCTTTCCTGCAATCTCAACTGTACATGAGAAGTTAGGACCGTGACCTGGTCCAGAACGAATTGTTGTATAAACAGGAAGATTCAGTCCAGCTCTATGAGCAGTTTCTTGTAGTAAATTCTTGTAGACTCCTGTTTCATCCTGTCAATATCCAAACGAAAAATACATATTCAGAAAAAATCTTTTAGATCAACAATGAAATTCTTTAACTCCTAACATTTGCGGGCATATTTCTATTCTTAGTCTAAACTGAAATTCTTCTATTTGTCGTCTATTGATTTGGTTGCAGAAAAGTTAAATGTAATGAATAAAGCAGCCTCTACATATTTTGGGGAAATGCAATACAAGCCTctaaaagaagataaaaagagACTATATTAATATCTATTTGTAAGTGTATATTTGTCCTTGAAATCGCTTATATAAGTAGACATTTAAACCAGTAATAGAGAGAAAGCTAAACATGAAAACTCAGCTTTAAACAATCCTATTGAAATGCTTCTGATTACCTACAAAGTAggtgttaaaattatttttgtatttctgATACAATAAATACTtctttttttaagataaatttcTACTTTTATTTCTTGCTATACCAATACAATATTGAATATTTTCAAGAGTGATTACaattttaaagaaagaaaaactggGAAGGAGATTATGAAAAATTCTCATTTTCTCACCAGAACTCTTGCAGCCAAAGCTCTAGAGGGGCCTCTTTTTGCAAGAGTGTTAAGAGCCACCTCAGCCGCTGCATGTTCTGCCTGTCTAAGAGTAGAGCAGAAAGTAGGGCTTTCAAAGGTCTCTCCATTAAAGTTGACAGTTGCTTTGAAACGAGGAGCATGATCAGGCCCTTCACGAATGCATGAATAGGCTGGCAAATTAAAACAGCTTCTTTGAGCCAACTCTTGTAGCCGATTCTTATACATGTCTGcacacaaataaaaattaaaaaggaatTTGATTTTCATAATCTAAGGTAAGAAAAAAGAGAACTTCTGTTATTCTAGCAAACATTTATCGGGAAGAATAATTCACCACACACCAAACTTTTATAATTGAAGAAATTTATCACATAACAATATCACAATTTCTCTATTTTGTTCAATAACAAAGACTCATATCAGTCAAAATCACAGAGGCTTTCTTCAACTACACGAGTTAGAAAGTTTTCCATAGTTTAAAAGGGTAGTCATATCATACCACAACTGTTACATCCCAATTTCTCTTAAATTGTCTGCCATTACACCAAAGATAAATATATTCTTCATCCACATAACAGCACCCCCCACACTTGGATTAGTGTTCATATGAATCAACAAGAGAAATCATAGCAACACATGCGTTAACATACTCTTTTGAATACACTGGACTATTGGTTGAAACttactgaaaattaaaaaaactcgTGAGTCTCACTTCTCACTTtagttttcaataaattttaaccaATGATGGAAAAATGTATTAGAAAGAGTGTATGAGAGAATGTGTTGCTAGTACTCTTCATGTCAACACACCCTCACATAGGAATCTAAGGATTAATTcccacaaacaaacaaaaatcaacGGAGCAATGAATAACAACTTATGAGGTGATAATAAAGATAAACCTAATTAAACAACAAAATAAGCAGCAATAACTGAATTCATTTCTACATATATTCGAAAATACTAACAACACAGTAATTGAGATTTTTCTATACATTGGAACAAACTTTTTCAGGAATAATTTACACCGACAAAAGTAGAATCACCATTTTACTCAACCTCGTTCAAAATAAATGGAAATGTAAAATCGCAgcacagaaaaataaaactctcGAAACCCCTAATAGTAACTAACTAAATAGTGAAAGAATGAAGCAGACCCGTTTGTCTATATTCACTCAAAATCTACGAAACAACGAAATGGACCAATATTCAGCACGATCAAACCCATTTATAAGAAAACAACTCAGAAATTGCATtgataaaagtaaaagaaagacGATAGAGAGATAGAGTGTTAAAGCAAGAAAAATCAGACCTTTTTGAAGAGCAGTGTGAAAGGATCTGAGGGTGATGAACCACAAAATGAAGTACAATTAAAAGCATCAGAGAGCGTGTAAATCTTTTGAGTGTTTGGTTAGAGAAAAAAATGGAGAAAGAAAGAAgcagaataataaaagtaaCAGTAAAGTGAGATTTATTATTCGCACAACACAAAACAACACAACGGCGATTTTTATTTTCTGCTTAAGGAAGCAAAACCACGCAAGCAATCTGTACTTATGGCTCATTCATTATCATAACTGTGTCCTTTCTTCCAAAAGGTTAAAATCTTatcatctcttttattattttattttatacaaaatattactaaataaaaaataaatgcacTTATGCTGTTTGTAAAAATATCCCTTGAAAATCTCTATAGATTTTTCTAGAACTCTTCGTAATAAATACCCTAACATGTATGCAACAtcttaaattcttaaaaaattgttacTTTGTAAGATAGCAGTAATTGATTACATGCATAGTTTATCAGTACACCATTATACAACATCAATCATTGTTACTTTGTAAGATAGCAGTAATTGATTAAATCTTTGGCACCCTTTTGCATAAAACAAGCTGCTAAATTTGTAACAATTGAggttttaaatttgatttagaagtttcatcttttttttctcaaaccCATAAGAAATATAGATTAAAAGATGAAGAAACATAAGTACATTACCAATGGGGCTTCCTGTTGGGGAACATGTTTGAGACAGTGCCTTGAATTGGAAACAGTTCACGCATCTATCACATTGGAGCTATGGTATCATGATGAGAAGAGGgaccaacatttttttttcagtgaAAACAAGCTAATATCTTttatctattaaaaatattaaaatttaattagcaTGATAATAGTAAAAGGGATTGATCAAATATAAGGAATCTAACTCTAACTATGTGTTAGTGTTCTTCGTTGAGGATTTTGATCTTGAAATGTTTGAAGATACTCGTTAAAGATTATCCgataatcaaatttaatatttgatcTTAAATAGTTTAAGTGTAgtaaatgttaataaataagtattttattagttaatttattcataaaataGTTAGATCTTATATTACACAAGTcaacaaattaattatatgagaatttgaaatttgatgacaaaataaaattatttaaactattAGTATATGCAGTATTTAATGTTGGTTTAAAAGTCATATAAGGGTTACTTATGGTTTAAAAGTCATATAAAGgtttaagataatttttatGAGAATCAACAAATTTACCATTTATACACTTTGTCAGAAACAGTGTAAAATTCTTTTAGAATGTGAGTACCCATATTTActtattctaaaatttaaattcataccaatgaaaatttaaaataaagtatgaaaaaaattgtaacCCAATGataatatatgaatatatatcCAAGTTGCTTCTTCTGTTATAGACTTGAGTGGATGCTATATTTCCATAACACAAAAAtctattacaaatttattttttcactatattttttaaactccAAATTTTCGGTTCGAGAATAAAGGGCaactttaaaaattttaaagagAACGAGGTG
Proteins encoded in this region:
- the LOC137831746 gene encoding double-stranded RNA-binding protein 2-like — its product is MYKNRLQELAQRSCFNLPAYSCIREGPDHAPRFKATVNFNGETFESPTFCSTLRQAEHAAAEVALNTLAKRGPSRALAARVLDETGVYKNLLQETAHRAGLNLPVYTTIRSGPGHGPNFSCTVEIAGKHFTGDPARTKKQAQKNAAMAAWAALKKLSEHSLSSSFSPEARGNGEQDQVIIARILANGSKNFSQSDNQLGWQKSTTTSLVSTHPTADMYPTQCQHCVISSFSPEVALYQIWQQEQILQQQNRLLALTFQPIIPSSPHIYPLMQSMFQPDHCLYFPSELSSVPVGPKLSMATSSPSFCFSNQIGPELNAGRSTLTIREIQEEKTEDPPVCTFSNETRVLPPGSDDESKKHDSSGSRSRTTEQGEQCEKSEWDSHWSMGSVHRPINSELQNPSRIGSSVLRSHSQANYNRSFRPRAPSSSSIVRTICPTQSVVSRPQHVASRLRTGIPQSPGTSAPERFGMMRSPTPLFMAPAVRIRSVVPVCSAPPRRSMAEEVSKSKEKEDLKPEDKDVSRTSSELGHLRI